The Zygosaccharomyces rouxii strain CBS732 chromosome A complete sequence genome window below encodes:
- the FUR4 gene encoding uracil permease (similar to uniprot|P05316 YBR021W Saccharomyces cerevisiae FUR4 Uracil permease localized to the plasma membrane), with translation MRLKFFGKRKQEANDYNEEDRQHGIQQVRSPPHDDLAIMFSRQSHVPPVSSRQAEFENVNSSSDKNYVDGDGDGGSSSIDHKDKIAVKEDEAYEGTTGVVEDVWEPEIEPQGKWQKFYYNWLVVDKSTIGIPFSRSFLNNSDLKPVESKRRIWGWHNFFYYWLADCFNINTWQVASSGMQIGLNWWQCWISIWIGYLCTGIFVVLASRFGAAYHVCFPVSVRASFGVYFSAWPIVNRIVMAIVWYAVQAWLGGTLVSLLLRSIFGNDLNTKIPNHFGSDNATTFEFMSFFIFWVVSIPFLLIPPHKLKYLFAVKAALVPFAAFGFLIWAVVKSHGHLAMGNLSEYHPHGSAFSWVFIRSLINCLANFATLIVNAPDFARFSTTPNSSSLIQLVSIPFLFSLTCLIGILVTAAGYKLYGINYWSPIDVLGKFLDSSYSSGTRAGVFLIVFVFIIAQLGTNISANSLSCGTDMTSILPRFINIKRGSLFCAAIALCICPWNMMASSSKFTMALSAYAIFLSSIAGVVCCDYFLVRRGYIKLMHLYSNQKGSFYMYGNRWGINWRALVAYFLSIAPNLPGFIGTVGAPQVTVGVGALRIYYLNYWVGYVIAFLVYGVLCYIWPVPGTPVKNFLREKGWYQYWADVEDFEHEWRLTMMKKDLLDDKVDLAEVDPEKIFY, from the coding sequence ATGCgtctgaaattttttggCAAGAGAAAACAAGAAGCTAATGATtataatgaagaagatcgCCAACATGGAATACAACAAGTAAGATCACCACCTCATGATGATCTAGCTATTATGTTTAGTCGCCAATCACACGTCCCACCCGTGTCTAGCAGACAGGCAGAGTTCGAAAATGTAAACTCGAGCAGTGATAAAAACTATGTCGATGGTGATGGCGACggtggtagtagtagcaTTGATCATAAAGATAAGATTGCTGTtaaggaagatgaagcGTACGAAGGAACAACTGGTGTTGTCGAAGACGTCTGGGAACCTGAAATTGAACCTCAAGGAAAATGGCAAAAATTTTACTACAACTGGCTTGTAGTAGATAAATCAACCATAGGAATTCCTTTTTCGAGATCATTTCTTAACAACAGCGATTTAAAACCGGTGGAAAGcaagagaagaatttgGGGATGGcataatttcttctactaCTGGTTAGCGGATTGTTTTAACATTAACACATGGCAAGTAGCGTCCTCAGGTATGCAAATTGGTTTAAATTGGTGGCAATGTTGGATTTCCATTTGGATTGGTTATTTATGTACAGGTATCTTTGTCGTTTTAGCGTCTAGATTCGGTGCAGCATACCATGTCTGTTTCCCCGTATCTGTGAGGGCAAGTTTCGGTGTCTATTTTTCCGCATGGCCAATTGTTAACCGTATCGTAATGGCTATTGTATGGTACGCAGTGCAAGCTTGGTTAGGTGGTACACTGGTATCATTGCTGTtaagatcaatttttggtaATGATTTAAACACAAAAATTCCTAACCATTTCGGTTCTGATAACGCAACTACATTTGAATTCATGagttttttcatcttctggGTTGTTAGTATCCCATTTTTATTAATTCCACCACATAAGCTGAAATATCTGTTTGCGGTGAAAGCTGCTTTAGTTCCATTTGCAGCCTTTGGGTTTTTAATTTGGGCTGTGGTTAAATCGCATGGTCATCTAGCAATGGGTAATTTGAGTGAATACCATCCTCATGGTTCTGCATTTTCATGGGTCTTCATCAGATCTTTGATTAACTGTTTAGCAAACTTTGCCACTTTAATCGTCAATGCCCCAGATTTTGCAAGATTCTCTACAACTCCAAactcttcatctttaatcCAATTGGTTTCTATTCCCTTCCTATTTTCTCTAACTTGTCTAATCGGTATTTTGGTGACTGCTGCCGGTTACAAACTTTATGGTATCAATTACTGGTCTCCAATTGACGTTTTAGGTAAATTCCTCGACAGCTCCTACTCAAGTGGTACTAGAGCCGGTGTCTTCCTGATCGTCTTTGTCTTTATTATAGCACAATTGGGTACTAATATTTcagccaattctttatcatgTGGTACTGATATGACTTCAATATTACCTAGGTTCATCAACATTAAACGTGGTTCATTGTTCTGTGCCGCTATCGCATTGTGCATTTGCCCCTGGAATATGATGGCTTCTTCAAGTAAATTCACAATGGCCCTTTCAGCATATGCAATTTTCTTATCATCTATCGCAGGTGTGGTATGTTGTGATTATTTCCTAGTAAGAAGGGGTTATATCAAATTGATGCATTTGTATTCCAATCAAAAGGGTTCCTTTTACATGTATGGCAATAGATGGGGGATAAACTGGAGAGCTCTAGTAGCCTATTTCCTCAGTATTGCTCCCAATTTACCAGGTTTTATTGGTACTGTCGGCGCGCCTCAAGTTACTGTTGGTGTTGGAGCATTAAGAATTTACTATTTGAATTACTGGGTCGGTTATGTAATTGCATTCCTAGTTTACGGAGTGCTATGTTATATTTGGCCTGTTCCCGGAACTCCAgttaaaaatttccttAGAGAGAAGGGTTGGTACCAATATTGGGCTGATGTAGAGGATTTTGAACACGAATGGAGATTGAccatgatgaagaaagatttaTTGGATGATAAAGTCGATTTAGCTGAAGTCGATCctgaaaaaattttctaCTGA
- a CDS encoding pleiotropic drug resistance family ABC transporter (similar to uniprot|P32568 Saccharomyces cerevisiae YDR011W SNQ2 ABC transporter), with protein MKKGNVLETGSSSPIDSNSPISYDGGSLVGVGHTEGNTGANTSGFSRGDIERGANDDVELHEMLAKYKSNGQGSTFTPELASKVESLARTLSKRKSADGKFDLSSVDDEDGFDAEKILRHFVKNASSQGIDFRKTGITMEDVSATGLDNSFLEGSTFADIALLPYTIFKFLKGVRHRRMRKIIRNVNAFALPGEMVLVLGRPGSGCSSFLKTAAGVTDQFAGGVEGDIMYDGVPQDTMMKHYRSDVIYNGELDVHFPYLTVKQTLDFAIACKTPAIRVNNVSRSEYIRETRDLYATIFGLTHTYDTKVGNDFVRGVSGGERKRVSIAEALAARGTFYCWDNATRGLDASTALEYAMAIRIMTNLLNSTAFVTIYQASENIYETFDKVTVLHSGRQIYYGSARDAKAYFEKMGYLCPPRQATAEFLTSLTDPNGFHVVREGYENKVPRTAEDLENYWLNSEECANLKKAIQEYKASVDPEATKQFFAETMKAEKSKYARDKSYYTVSFPEQIRLCTVRGFQNVYGNKAYTVINIAAAVIQAFITGSAFYNSPASTAGAFSRGGVLYFALLYYSLMGLANISFDHRPILQKHKTYSLYHPAAEALGSTFSGAPFRMIGLTLFIIILYFLAGLNRTAASFFRVYWFLAMCSEAIYALFDLIASACDDISQANSIAGLVMFAISMYSTYMIQLPNMHPWFKWISYVLPIRYAFEGMLESEFHGRHMACGKGSLVPSGPGYENVPDSERVCAFIGSKKGRSWVLGDDYLNVQYQYIYWHLWRNIGIMFAFLIGYNVFKAIITEIKRPVKGGGDALIFKKGTRNATAKKNNRPDDLESMDQMNVQDVKDKYSSGSDITPNNDQEIEQSFKDFASKGIFIWKNICYVIPYKGGERTLLDNVTGYVAPGTMTALMGESGAGKTTLLNTLAKRVNVGVVTGDMLINGKPVDSSFERRTGYVQQQDIHIAEMTVRESLIFSARLRRPQSIPDAEKVADAETVMKLLDMEEYADALVGGLGAGLNVEQRKKLSIGVELVSKPDLLLFLDEPTSGLDSQSSWAIVQLLKRISRAGQSILCTIHQPSATLFEQFDRLLLLKKGGQTVYFGDIGENSSIVLDYFERNGARHCEEKENPAEYILEAIGAGATATVKDDWHEIWQKSDEYGATEQKASEWIEKLANQECTNEEIGSAPTKYATDYFYQFKYVWLRTNLMFWRDVPYIFSKCMLQVTAGLFIGWTFFNPGKSYVGLQDTMFAAFISVIVAAPSMNQIQARAISSRELFEVRESKSNMFHWSLLLITQYMAEIPYHILFSTFFFCASYFPLRVWFEASRSAVFFLNYCIMFQLYYVGLGLTILYMSPNLPSANVIMGLILSMMIQFCGVTQPVSLMPGFWTFMWKVSPFTYFIQNLVAIVLHKKPVVCKKKELNYFDPPQGKTCGEYMNGFMKQAQGYIANPDATSNCAYCQVSVGDDYMAQRGVYYGNLWRNFGFYWVYIVFNMFAMVGIYYIFSVRGVSIFNPFAVIKRIIKRK; from the coding sequence ATGAAAAAAGGAAACGTTCTCGAGACAGGTTCCTCATCACCTATTGATTCAAATTCGCCCATATCCTACGATGGCGGTAGCTTGGTTGGTGTCGGTCATACAGAAGGTAACACCGGTGCAAATACATCTGGTTTCAGTCGGGGAGATATAGAGAGAGGTGCTAACGATGATGTAGAATTACATGAAATGTTAGCGAAATACAAAAGTAATGGTCAAGGTTCTACATTTACACCAGAACTTGCTTCTAAAGTTGAATCATTAGCAAGAACACTTTCAAAACGGAAATCGGCAGATGGAAAGTTTGATTTATCATCtgtagatgatgaagatggattcgatgctgaaaaaattctaaGGCACTTTGTTAAGAATGCTAGTTCACAAGGTATCGACTTCAGGAAAACTGGTATTACCATGGAAGATGTTTCAGCAACAGGGCTTGataattcatttttggaagGCTCGACGTTTGCTGATATTGCACTTTTACCTTacaccatcttcaaatttctaAAAGGTGTAAGACATAGACGTATGAGAAAAATTATTCGCAATGTTAATGCGTTTGCACTACCTGGTGAAATGGTTTTGGTTCTAGGTAGACCAGGTTCCGGATGCTCATCGTTTTTAAAGACAGCAGCAGGGGTGACTGACCAATTTGCAGGTGGTGTGGAAGGTGATATTATGTACGATGGTGTTCCACAAGATACTATGATGAAGCACTACAGAAGTGACGTTATCTACAATGGTGAGTTAGATGTCCATTTTCCTTATCTTACAGTTAAGCAAACATTGGACTTTGCCATTGCATGTAAAACACCGGCTATCAGAGTCAATAACGTCTCTAGAAGTGAGTACATCCGTGAAACCCGTGACCTATACGCAACGATCTTTGGTTTAACCCATACCTACGATACTAAGGTTGGTAACGATTTTGTTCGTGGTGtttctggtggtgaaagGAAAAGAGTTTCCATTGCTGAAGCGTTAGCGGCTAGAGGTACTTTTTACTGCTGGGATAATGCTACCAGAGGTTTGGATGCGTCAACGGCGTTAGAATATGCAATGGCAATCCGTATCATGACCAATTTGTTAAATTCCACAGCGTTTGTTACCATCTATCAAGCGAGTGAAAACATCtatgaaacttttgataaAGTTACAGTTTTGCACAGTGGTAGACAAATTTATTATGGTTCAGCTAGAGATGCAAAGGCATACTTTGAGAAAATGGGCTACTTGTGTCCACCAAGACAAGCAACTGCGGAATTTTTAACCTCATTGACAGATCCAAACGGTTTCCACGTTGTTCGTGAAGGTTACGAAAATAAAGTCCCACGTACAGCAGAAGACTTAGAAAATTATTGGTTGAATTCTGAGGAATGTGCCAACCTAAAGAAAGCTATTCAAGAATACAAAGCTAGTGTTGACCCTGAAGCCACTAAGCAGTTCTTTGCCGAAACCATGAAAGCcgaaaaatccaaatatgcTAGAGATAAATCTTATTACACCGTTTCATTTCCGGAACAAATTAGACTTTGTACCGTTAGAGGATTCCAGAACGTTTATGGTAATAAGGCTTATACTGTGATTAACATTGCCGCAGCTGTAATTCAAGCTTTTATTACAGGTTCTGCTTTTTACAATTCTCCAGCCTCAACAGCAGGTGCTTTCTCTCGTGGTGGTGTTCTTTATTTTGCCCTATTGTATTACTCTTTGATGGGTTTGGCCAACATCTCTTTTGATCACAGGCCTATTCTACAAAAGCATAAAACGTATTCATTGTATCATCCTGCAGCTGAAGCCCTAGGTTCTACTTTTTCTGGTGCACCATTTAGAATGATTGGTCTAACATTgttcattattattctgTATTTCTTAGCAGGTTTGAACAGAACCGCTGCCAGTTTCTTCAGAGTTTATTGGTTCCTTGCTATGTGCTCTGAAGCGATCTATGCTTTATTCGATCTAATTGCATCAGCTTGTGATGATATTTCTCAAGCTAACTCCATTGCAGGTTTGGTCATGTTTGCCATTTCGATGTATTCTACCTATATGATCCAATTACCCAATATGCATCCATGGTTCAAATGGATTTCATATGTTTTACCAATCAGATATGCATTTGAAGGTATGCTTGAGTCTGAATTCCACGGTAGACACATGGCTTGTGGTAAAGGTTCTTTGGTACCATCGGGTCCTGGCTATGAAAACGTACCAGACTCTGAAAGAGTTTGTGCCTTCATTGGATCGAAAAAGGGTAGGTCCTGGGTTTTGGGTGATGATTACTTGAATGTCCAATACCAATACATATACTGGCATTTATGGAGAAACATCGGTATTATGTTCGCCTTTTTAATTGGTTACAATGTGTTTAAAGCAATTATAACAGAAATCAAACGTCCAGTgaaaggtggtggtgatgcCTTAATCTTTAAGAAAGGTACCAGAAATGCTACTGCTAAGAAGAACAATCGCCctgatgatttggaatctaTGGATCAAATGAATGTACAAGATGTTAAAGACAAATACTCCAGCGGTAGTGATATTACTCCTAACAACGACCAAGAAATCGAACAGTCCTTTAAGGATTTTGCTAGTAAAGGTATTTTTATCTGGAAAAATATTTGTTATGTCATCCCTTACAAAGGTGGTGAAAGAACTCTTCTGGATAATGTTACTGGTTATGTGGCACCGGGAACCATGACAGCTTTGATGGGTGAATCAGGTGCCGGTAAAACTACTTTATTAAACACTTTGGCTAAACGTGTCAATGTTGGTGTAGTGACAGGTGATATGTTGATTAACGGTAAACCAGTAGATAGcagttttgaaagaagaaccGGTTACGTGCAACAACAAGATATTCACATTGCTGAAATGACAGTTAGAGAATccttaatcttttcagctCGTTTGAGAAGACCTCAAAGTATTCCTGACGCAGAAAAAGTTGCAGATGCGGAAACCGTTATGAAGTTGTTGGATATGGAAGAGTATGCTGATGCCCTAGTTGGTGGTCTTGGTGCAGGGTTAAACGTGGAAcagagaaaaaaattatccatTGGTGTAGAATTAGTTTCTAAGCCCGATCTCTTACTTTTCCTGGATGAACCTACCTCTGGTTTAGATTCTCAATCTTCATGGGCCATTGTTCAActgttgaaaagaatttcaagGGCTGGTCAAAGTATTCTTTGTACCATCCATCAGCCTTCCGCTACATTgtttgaacaatttgacagattattattgttgaagaaaggtGGTCAAACTGTTTATTTTGGTGATATCGGTGAAAACTCTTCTATTGTGCTGGACTATTTCGAAAGAAACGGTGCTAGACATtgtgaagaaaaggaaaatccTGCTGAATACATCTTGGAGGCTATTGGTGCAGGTGCTACTGCTACTGTCAAAGACGACTGGCACGAAATCTGGCAGAAATCTGATGAATATGGTGCAACAGAGCAGAAGGCTTCCGaatggattgaaaaattggcaaatCAAGAATGTactaatgaagaaattggtagCGCACCCACCAAATATGCTACTGATTACTTTTACCAATTCAAATATGTTTGGTTAAGAACAAATTTGATGTTCTGGAGAGATGTACCTTATATTTTTTCGAAATGTATGTTACAGGTTACTGCAGGTCTTTTCATCGGTTGGACCTTTTTCAATCCCGGTAAAAGTTATGTCGGGTTACAAGATACCATGTTTGCTGCCTTTATTTCCGTTATTGTCGCAGCACCTTCAATGAATCAAATCCAAGCAAGAGCTATATCGTCTCGTGAATTGTTTGAAGTTCGTGAATCCAAATCAAATATGTTCCATTGGTCACTTTTGCTTATCACCCAATACATGGCTGAAATCCCATACCACATATTATTCTCGacctttttcttctgtGCCTCTTATTTCCCATTGAGAGTTTGGTTCGAAGCATCTAGATCTGCCgtctttttcttgaacTACTGTATCATGTTCCAATTATACTACGTCGGGTTGGGTCTAACGATTCTTTACATGTCCcccaatttaccatctgCAAACGTCATCATGGGTTTGATTCTGTCCATGATGATTCAATTCTGTGGTGTAACTCAACCAGTGAGTTTAATGCCCGGATTTTGGACTTTTATGTGGAAGGTTTCTCCCTTCACttatttcattcaaaatcTGGTCGCTATTGTGCTACACAAAAAACCAGTCGTTTGCAAGAAGAAAGAACTCAACTATTTCGATCCACCTCAAGGTAAGACTTGCGGTGAATATATGAACGGTTTTATGAAGCAAGCTCAAGGTTACATTGCAAATCCTGACGCAACTTCTAATTGCGCCTACTGTCAAGTATCTGTTGGTGATGACTACATGGCTCAAAGAGGCGTTTACTATGGAAATCTTTGGAGAAACTTTGGTTTCTACTGGGTATACATCGTCTTCAACATGTTCGCCATGGTTGGTATTTACTACATTTTCTCTGTGAGGGGTGTTAGTATTTTCAACCCATTTGCAGTGATCAAGAGAATCATCAAGCGTAAATGA
- the POA1 gene encoding ADP-ribose 1''-phosphate phosphatase (similar to uniprot|P38218 Saccharomyces cerevisiae YBR022W POA1 Phosphatase that is highly specific for ADP-ribose 1''-phosphate a tRNA splicing metabolite may have a role in regulation of tRNA splicing) produces the protein MSNITYTVGNILPVTGYPRILIHSCNCGGSWGGGIAYQLAARYPKAEQVYVDACDKYGNELLGKCLFIPSYKDDDLIICCLFTSAFGGASHDYKRSILNYTEQGLKNVRTWVYEGGNAIQDPIEKDINSVLHKLDKPLKDYKLEMPKINSGIFGVPWGETENVLKEFGSGNQILNFTVYSL, from the coding sequence ATGAGTAACATTACATATACAGTTGGTAATATTCTTCCTGTTACCGGTTATCCCCGTATTTTGATCCATTCATGTAATTGTGGTGGGTCATGGGGTGGGGGAATTGCATATCAATTAGCAGCTCGTTATCCCAAGGCTGAACAAGTTTACGTAGATGCCTGTGACAAATATGGTAATGAATTATTGGGTAAATGTCTGTTCATTCCAAGTTACAAGGATGATGATCTAATCATATGTTGTCTCTTCACTTCCGCCTTTGGTGGCGCCAGTCATGATTACAAGAGATCGATTCTTAATTATACCGAACAAGGTTTAAAGAACGTCAGAACTTGGGTTTATGAAGGCGGAAATGCAATTCAAgatccaattgaaaaagatattAATTCTGTACTTCACAAATTGGATAAACCGCTCAAGGATTACAAATTAGAAATGCCCAAGATAAACAGTGGTATATTTGGAGTTCCTTGGGGAGAAACTGAAAATGTTCTGAAGGAATTCGGTTCAGGTAACCAAATACTAAATTTTACCGTTTATTCATTATAA